One window of Magallana gigas chromosome 2, xbMagGiga1.1, whole genome shotgun sequence genomic DNA carries:
- the LOC105334412 gene encoding uncharacterized protein has product MKFTMQLCTCKSYFNYLSKFLFIKIILLFTFREGGACNHIAALLYGIVDIADKKHTGKIAPTSKACGWIKPRSRNLSPQKAQDMNFKKVKTEKHTSAQASYSVSNKSADLTLPSVQEFKEKLEKINPMAGWLKNFSKIQTAPVFERAIPELHQISFCYKDNVDLFSENCQQHFMQYFESLYISAEECEIINEMTIGQSINPKWKEARHGRLTASDFGKIVRRKSETLPDNLLKYILGYCPTFTNTAVEWGREHEKVAIDSYLLKARELHPPLTYQETGLVVREALPHLIEVKSPYSFKDVHPKEAALSDNFFCYLHVDENKKLRLKKNHAYYYQVQGEMAITQRKWCHFIVWTNKGLEFETIFYDEELWENVMLPKLNTFFCSAVLPELFSDRVKRGLKL; this is encoded by the exons aTGAAATTTACTATGCAATTGTGCACatgtaaatcatattttaattatttatcaaaatttctcTTCATAaagataattcttttatttacttttagaGAAGGGGGAGCTTGCAACCATATTGCAGCATTGCTATACGGAATAGTGGACATTGCAGATAAAAAGCACACTGGTAAAATTGCTCCAACATCCAAAGCATGCGGGTGGATTAAACCACGCAGTAGAAATCTTTCCCCCCAAAAGGCTCAAGATATGAATTTTAAGAAAGTAAAGACAGAAAAACACACCAGTGCTCAAGCTTCTTACAGTGTCAGTAATAAAAGTGCAGACCTAACCTTACCATCTGTTcaagaatttaaagaaaaattggaaaaaattaatCCAATGGCTGGGTGGCTTAAAAACTTCTCAAAAATACAAACTGCACCAGTTTTTGAAAGAGCCATACCTGAACTTCATCAAATATCTTTTTGTTACAAAGACAATGTTGATTTGTTTTCAGAAAATTGTCAACaacattttatgcaatattttgagTCTCTTTACATTTCTGCAGAAGAGTGTGAAATCATAAATGAAATGACAATAGGTCAAAGCATCAACCCAAAATGGAAAGAAGCAAGACATGGACGCCTAACTGCGTCAGACTTTGGTAAAATTGTTCGTAGAAAATCTGAAACATTACCagataatttattgaaatatattcttGGATACTGTCCAACCTTCACTAATACAGCGGTTGAATGGGGAAGAGAGCACGAGAAAGTTGCTATAGACAGCTATCTACTGAAGGCGAGGGAGTTGCACCCACCCCTCACATATCAGGAGACTGGATTAGTTGTTAGGGAAGCACTCCCCCACCT AATTGAAGTGAAGAGTCCGTACAGCTTTAAAGATGTGCATCCAAAAGAAGCAGCCTTAAGTGACaattttttctgttatttacatgtagatgaaaATAAGAAGTTACGACTAAAGAAAAACCATGCATATTATTACCAGGTCCAAGGGGAAATGGCAATTACACAAAGAAAGTGGTGTCACTTTATTGTATGGACAAATAAAGGTCTAGaatttgaaacaattttctATGATGAAGAACTTTGGGAAAATGTTATGTTACcaaaattgaatacttttttttgcTCTGCAGTGTTACCTGAACTTTTTTCAGACAGAGTTAAACGGGGTCTTAAATTGTAA